The following DNA comes from Lentibacillus sp. Marseille-P4043.
CCGTATTTTTGAATTTTGCGTGTCGTCTTGATCAGCTAATTTATTACCGAGTACCACTAATTTCTCCAGCGTCGCTTGTAATTCCTCTTTTTCCTCAAATAACTTTTTTTCTTTTTCAGCAATTGGTTTATCTAACCCAAATACAATCTCTGTTTGCGTACTCATTCGATTTCCAATATCTTTTGCTTCCATTGATTTACCCGCTGATAATTCACCACCGATGATATTACCTTTTTGACAATAGATATTACTTCTCGCAGTACATTCACTATGTAAAATAGAGCTTTCTACAAATAAATCATTACCTGCATGGACAATACCTTGATTAATATAACCAACATGAATACTGCCGTCTGCTTCGACAATTCCCTTTTGCAAACCGGCAATTCCCCCAGAAATAAAAATGGAACCATCAGCAATTAGGGTTGCTGCTTCTACCATACCGAATATTTTAATATCACCTTTAGCCTTCACCGTATATCCTGTTGGAACATCTCCATTTATGACAATCGATCCGACGAAATCTAAATTGCCATCTTTCATTGACAGGGTTTCATTCACTTGATAGACGTTATGAACCATAATATAACGTCTATCTACACTCACCTGCCCATCTGCTATCGCATAAAAAGAGTGATCCTGTTGATTATATACTACATTTTCACCCGATTTAATTGACACAGGTTTTCCAGGATACGCCGGAACTTCATTACCATATACATCTATCCCGTTTGTCCCCTCGGTGGGCATGTAGACCGTTGCTAAACGTTGACCTTTTTGAACAGATGGGATCCGCATCACATCACGAAAATTCCATTCAACAGATTTATCAAACTCTGGATTAAGACTGAACGCATATTGAATTTCTCCATCTTTTCCATGCTTAGCAGGAACTCCTTTTGCAATCATGGTTGGGAAATCAATGTCTTCAATCCTCGTAACAAGTGATTGAACAGCATCTTCGAGAATACCTTGCTGAATCTTATCTTTAATTAAAAAATCACGCCATGTATTTTCGGTCCATTTGAAGTTCGTATCTTCTAGCTTATCTGTTCGGTATAATTCTGCCGTCATACGATCAGTTGTCATTTTGATATAAAAATAGTCTTGCAAGTCCCCCACTACTAATTCTCCTTTACAGAAATCGCTTCATTAGATAATATCATTTGAATCAAAAGAATTGAATCTGTTTAAGCATGTATTTTTTGCAATGTATTTCGCAATTTAAATATTGCTTTTCGGTGAATTTGTGAAATTCTTGATGTTGTTAACCCCAAAACATGACCAATTTCTGTTAACGTTAATTCTTCATGATAGAATAAGCTAATTACCATTTGTTCATTTTCGTTCAAGGATTTAATACCTTGTGCTAATTCTTGGTTTAGCTCTGACTGCATCATTTGTTCATCCGGTAAAACGGATGCCTCGTCAGGTAAGATGTAACCAATACCTTCTTTATGTTCATTAGTTGCTTCCTTTGGTTTATCTTCAATTGATAAGACATTAGCAAATAGCGTATCACGTATCAATGTTTCCACTTCCCTTGCTTCCAATCCTACCTTGGTGGCAATCTCTTCAGAAGTTGGAGAGCGGTGAAGTTTTTGTTCTAATTCCACGGACACTTTTTCGATCTTTTTCGTTTTTTCTCTTATAGATCTAGGGAGCCAATCCTCTTTTCTTAATCCATCAATAATAGCACCACGAATTCGGAACGATGCATATGTGTCAAATTTTAAATCACGATTTGGATCAAACTTTTTTAGCGCATCAAATAAACCCATTAAGCCGAAACTTTTAATATCATCTTTGCTGACATTACTTGGCAAATGACTAGCAATTCGTTCCACATGAAAACTTACCAGGTACATATAATTTTGGATTAACTCATTTGCTGCATCATTATCCTTATTTTCTACCCAGTTATGCCATAATTTTTGTTCCAGAGGAGATTTGTTTGCTGTCATTGTATCACTCGCTCCTCTCATCATTACTTTAAGAAGTTGTAAGAGTTACCTTCAAAGCCTCAACATGTTCTCGGTATTACACGTTATATGAATGATTCCCCCTGATTCACCTTACGTATCTTTAATTCACCCGTACTTGGCTCAAATTCAATCGTCCTTCCACAATTCCCACCTACATCTGCTGCAACAATTGGAATATGAAAATCATGAAGCTTCTGCTCAACAGCTTCGACATTTCTCGGACCAATTCGCATAATTTCTGTTGTAGATGTAAATTGAAACATTTGTGCTCCACCAGCTAGTTTTGCCTTCAATTCAAATCTTCTTGCACCCATGGAATATAGCCTCTCCATTAATATATCCATTGCAGTATCTGCATATTTATGTTTATTGATCGTTTTTTGTTTTGCCATTTTTGAATCCGGTAACATGACATGGGCAAGACCAGCCAACTGTTTTGGCAAGTCATAAATAACAACACCTACACATGAACCAAGCCCTGACGTACGAATTGTATTTGGTGCACGTACAACATTCAAATCAGCAATTCCGACCTTGACAACAGTTTGTGTGTCATTCATGGTCATCAATTCCTAAACTTGCAAAAATTCTCCCAAACGATGACGGGTCAGGTAACAACAAAAAGTGACCACGAATTCCGTTTTCTGCTAATTGCTGATTTATTTTCGTATCGATTATAATGGCATAATCTGTTACTTGTGACAACTCGAGTAATCCCACTGTCAAAATTGCTCCAGCCATATCTATGCTAAGGGAAGGAACTGACGGCTGCATATTGATATTTGTGAAATCAGATAATGCCGACAGATATGATCCCGCTAAAATATTTCCCACTTCCAGCAGAGCTGAAATCGCTAATTCATTTGGCTGTTCCACATCGTTAAGAATAAATTCAGGGTCTGATGTCACTGCTCTAACTAAATATTCGGCTTCATCTTTTGTCAGAATAAAATAAACCGTACCAGGTGCTGGGCCTTGGATACGAATAAAAATCGCTACAATCAATTCTTCTGGACCACCGATCATATCCATAACTTCGTCAAAGGCAACGACTTCAACAGCAGGGACTTGCATATCTACCTTCGTATCAAGCAGTTTTGACATCGATGTTGCTGCATTCCCTGCGCCAATATTCCCAATCTCACGTAAAACATCCAATTGAACATAGGATAAACGATTATTAAATTCCATATAGCATTATCCTTCCACTGTTTTCAACTCATTCATTTCATTCTTTGATAAAACTTTTTGAAGGTCTAATAAAATTAATAAGCGATTTTCAAGTTTTGCAACTCCTTGGATATAGTCAACATCTACCGACCCTACTACTTCAGGTGCTGGTTCAATTGCGCTTTCTGGAATATCGATAACATCATTGGCTGCATCAACAATTAAGCCAACTTCGATATCATCCATATATACAATAATGATTCGGGTTGAATCACTAAATTCTGTTTCTTCTATTCCAAATCGTTTTCGTAAATCAATAATTGGCGTTACAACCCCACGCATATTAATAACACCTTTTACGAAATCAGCGGTTTGTGGAACTCTGGTGATTGGTTCAATCCGTTCAATCGAACCAACCTGTTGTACCGAAACAGCATACTCCTCATCTTTTAGTTGAAATACAATCACCTTATGATCCATTACCGTTTCATTTTCCATCATAATCCCTCCATTAGCTTCTTTATCAAAATTCGCTTCCATTTTTCCTACATAGTGTCCGATATTGACCTTTTATTTAAGGCGTAGTTGATATAAACTGCGACACAACTTGAAATGATGGTTGGTGCGTCTACCCGCTCCGGAAATACACTACGCTTTCCGCGGGCGGCTGTTGAGCCTCCTCGAGCTGGGGTGCTCGTCGCGTAGCAGGAAATTCGATGAAGTAGCGTTCCTCGCAACTCGAAGCTTACTCGGTGGGAGTTTTGCTCGTCGCTCTGCGGGGTCTCACCTAGGCCTTTCCTCCCGCCGGAGTCTCCGTGTATTTCCTCCGCTGGTATTGTATTTACTATCATTAACCGTAGTAGTAAGTGTTCTATAAAGTATCCTACCACTTCACTAGTCCGGGTGAGCGGTGGGGTGGTGACTCCTGCGGGAACAGCACGTGTCCGAAGACCCCGCAGAGTGGTTTTCTCGAGGAGGCTGAGGCCGTGCCCGCGGAAAGCATCCACCCGGAGCGATCCCGGACGACGAGAAATGCACATACTTATAGAAAAGAGCCCAGCAGTTATGTAGCAGTTTATATCTTTTGTATAAAAAACAACAAATATTTTCGATGGGGCGAGTATCGCAGTCCCAATCTTTTGGCAAACAGCCTTATTTAATTAATGCATTGCAATCAATAATTAATGCTACTTGTCCATCTCCAAGGATTGTCGCTCCGGAGATGGCGAACACGTTTGTTAAATAATTCCCAAGTGATTTTAAAACGATTTCTTGTTGGCCGATAAAGGAATCAACAACAAGACCGGCTAGTTTATCCCCTTTTCGAACGATTACAATGGATTCGTAATCATTCTCTTGCGCATCCTCTGCCGGTACAGCAAAAATATCTTTAAGAAATACAAGCGGTATTACGTTTCCACGAAAATCAATTACCTTTTTATTGTGAGCATGCATGATTTTATCTTTATGGATAATAGCTGTTTCAATAATGGATGATAATGGAACAGCATATTTTTCTTGTTGCAATTCAATTAGCAATACAGATATAATCGATAACGTTAATGGTAATTGAATCGAGAAAGTCGATCCTTTATCCATTTTGGCATCAATTGAGATATTTCCACCTAACGATTCAATTGTATTTTTTACTACATCCAACCCAACTCCGCGGCCAGAAATATCGGAGATTTTCTCTGCAGTAGAAAAACCGCTTGCCATGATAAGTTCATAAACTTGATTATCTGTTAAAGAATTCGCTTGACTTTGGCTTACTACTTCATTAGCTATTGCCTTTTCCAATACTTTGTCTCGGTTGATTCCAGCACCATCATCGGAAATTTCAATAAAGACGTGGTTTCCACTATGATAAGCTTCCAGTTGGATTGTACCTTGTTCAGGCTTGCCTTTTTGTTTACGAACATCAGGGGTTTCAATCCCGTGATCCATCGCATTCCTGATTAAATGTACTAACGGATCCCCAATTTCATCAATAACTGTCCGGTCCAGTTCCGTTTCTGCACCAATTATCTCGACTTCAACGTTCTTTTGTAAATCCCGTGCTAATTGCCGTATCATTCGAGGGAAGCGATTAAAGACCTGATCAATTGGTACCATTCTCATTGTTAAAATAATGCTCTGTAAATCGCCTGAAACTCGCGTCATTCGTTCAACCGTTTCTTGTAAGTCATTATGATTCAATTCCGTGGAAATTTGTTCTAATCGTCCACGATCAATAACTAATTCCTCAAACAAATTCATTAGAACATCCAAACGATCAATATTTACTCGAATCGTTTTACTTGTTGATCCTTTTGTTTTTTGCTTAACTTGTTTGTCTGAATTTTGATCATCTGGCGTATTTGCTTCTTGTTCCACTTCAGCTTGCTGTTTCTTCTGTTCCTTTTGTTCCTCTTGTTCTTGATTATAGGCTGAAATAGAGAAATGATTTACGGTAACTTGATTAATCTCAGATACCTTCCAAATTCGTTCCTCTATTTCCGTTTGCTCGAAATTGGAAACGAGCAACACTGTAAATGAATTTTCGAAATTTTCTTCTTCTAAATCATTTACCGTAGGCTCTGATTTTATTACTTCACCGAGTTTTTCTAGTACTTCAAATACCATGAACACGCGGGCACCTTTTAATAGGCAATCTTCGCGCAGTTCAACCGTTATTTCATAATTGGAGAATCCCCGATCAGCCGATTCATTTAAGATAGATAATTCGAATTCATTTAATGTAGCAACTTTTTCCAGCGAAGCAGCTGTATCTAGCTGTTGCTGTGGTTGTTCGCTTTTTGCTTGACCTGTTTCTTCCCCATTTTCGATTCTTTCCAATTGATCAACTACTTCACGAACATTTCTACTGCCATCACCTTCATTTGCAATATCCTCTACCATTGCATTCAAGTGGTCAACTGCATCAAATAATACGTCCATCATTTCTGTTTGAACTTTTATTTTATCATACCGAATTCCATCAAAAACATTTTCCAACTTATGTGTTAAATTCGCTAAATCACTATACCCCATCGTAGCAGACATGCCTTTTAATGTGTGGGCAGCACGGAAAATTTCATCAATGATTGTTTTATCAGTCGGATTTTTCTCTAATTCTAGTAAATGTTTGTATAATGATTCCAGATGCTCTGTGCTTTCGTCGATGAATACATCTAAATATTCTGTCGTATCCATGTTACATCCCCCCTGAGCTTTTTACCAACTGTGTAATCGTATCTCCTACTTGGTGCAAATGTGTAATATGGTTAACACAGTTTGTTTTGATGGCTGATTTTGGCATACCATATACAATTGATGATTCTTCAGCTTCAGCAATTACGATTGTTTGCTTGTCCATTTCTTTTAACTGTTTAACACCTTCTGAACCGTCATGGCCCATACCAGTTAACACAACCGCAATTTTGTTTACGTTATTGATTGTAGCTAATGATTTGAACAAAACATCAACAGCAGGTCTGTGTCCGTTTAGCCCGTCTTCCTGCGTTAATTCAATCGCAAGTGAAGTACCTACTTGGCGTATTTTCATATGAAAATCACCTGGCGCAATATAAGCTGTATGCTGTTGGAGTATTTCACCATGTGTTGCTTCTTTCACATGAATGCCTGCCAGTGTATTTAATCGTTCTGCTAATGATTTAGTAAAACCCGCTGGCATATGCTGGACAATTAAAATCGGTGCCTGAATATCGCTAGGCAAATCCGTTAACACTCGCTGTAGTGCTCTTGGGCCTCCTGTAGACGTCCCAATGGCAACGACTGTCTTCGCATGCTGCTGGGTTATCCGGTCTGTTCTTGTTTGTTGAACAGAATCAGTAACTGTACCCGTTTTTTTAGACATTTGCGCATGTGCTGCAGTAACCACTTTGTTAATAATTTCTTGTTTCACTTTCGTAATGTCTAACGATATGGAGCCAGATGGTTTTGTAATGAAATCAACTGCACCGTTTGAAATAGCCTCCACTGTTTTGGTTGTACCTTCCTTTGTTATACTTGATACCATTACAACAGGTAGTGGCGTTTGACTCATAATCATCTTTAGTGCTGTTATTCCATCCATGATCGGCATTTCCACGTCTAATGTGATAACATCAGGTGATAAAGCCTTTATTTTATTTATTCCATCCTCTCCATTTCGTGCAGTACCAACGACATCCAAACGACTATCACTATTAATGATATCGGCGATCATTTTCCGCATAAATGCTGAATCGTCAATAACTAAAACACGAATGGGTTTCATTTTACGTTACCTCTCGATCATTAATTGTTTTAACTTCTGTACGAAAGAAAATGGTTCCTTTTTCGTTAAGCTGAATGACTTTGCTAGGTAATTAGCCGCAACTTGTTTCACCGCTTTCGAAATAGCAGCCTTTTCATTTAGTAACACATATGGAATTTGCCTTATTACCGCTGTAGTTACTGTTTTATCATCAGGTAGCACACCCATAAGTGAAACATTAACCTGTAAAAATTGTGATACGACACGTTGGAATCGTTCTAGTGCTTTCGTCCCTTGTTTTGTTGACAGTGATCGATTCATTACTACATATATCGGCATATTTTGCTTATTGTTTAAAATATGTTTAATCATACCATATGCGTCGGTAATCGATGTCGGCTCTGGTGTTGTGATAACGATACACTCATCTGAAGCCATGACAAACTGAAGACTATCATGGGTAGCGCCAGCGCCCATATCGAAAATAATATAATCATACATTTGTACTAGTTCATTGTATTGATCAAGAAAAAAATCTATTTTGGCTTGATCCATTGTAAAAAAGTCTGACAACCCAGAACCAGCAGCAATATAGTGAAGTTGGTTTGGACCTTCCTCAATAATATCATGAATCGATAATCGATCGTTAAACATGTCGACTATCGTTCTTTCTGACTGTAGTCCTAATAAAATATCAATATTTCCCATTCCAACATCCAAATCAAATAGGAGAACCGTTTTTTGATTATTTCGTAACTCCAACGAAAAATTCAACGCAAAATTAGACTTGCCAACGCCACCTTTTCCGCTTACGATGGCAATTGTTTTTGCTTGTTTTGGGTCTTGGGCAATGGTTAATTTTCGACGTAAACTTGCTGCTTGGTCATGCTTCACCGTTTTCACCCACTATGAGCTTACTAACAACGTCAGCAGAAGGTTTTGTTAAATCATCCGGAACACCTTGACCATTTGTTAGATAGGCAATCCCAATTTGCTTGTTTAACATCACATTCAGCATACTGCCATATTGTCTTGTTTCGTCTAACTTTGTGAAAATCAGCTCTTTAATCGGTATATGCTGAAACTGCTCATAAATATCAAGAATATCTTTAGGTTTTGCCGTCAGTGACAAGACAAGATATGTCTCCACATTTTGGTCAAAATTGATACTCTTTTTTAATTCTTCGACATATTGTTTATCACGGAAATTTCGACCTGCTGTGTCAACAAGAATTAAATCGTAATCTGAAAACTTGTTGATTGCTGCTTTATAATCATCATTATTATAAGCAACCTCAATTGGTACATCTAAAATTCGGGCATACGTTTTTAGCTGTTCTATTGCTGCAATCCGATATGTGTCCGCTGTGATAAAAGCAACTTTTTTGTGATCATTCAACATACACGATGCTGCAACTTTTGCTAGTGTTGTTGTTTTTCCAACACCAGTAGGACCAACAAAGTGAATAATTTGTTTATCATACGTAACACCAGTAAATGATAAATCATGCAATCTTCTAGTAATTTCCTGCTTTGTATCGCGGAAAATTTGTTCAATCGCTGGCGTTGCACTATTACCATTATGTTGTTCAATGATTTTGTCTATCAAATCGGTTGCAAGCATTTCTGTGACTTCTTGATCAAGCAAATGTTGATAGACTACCTGGTATTCCGGTGAAAAATTTGTTTTTGTTTGCGCTGATTGCAGTTCGATCATTTTTTTTAACTGTTGAATTTCTTGCAAAACCTCATGATCCGTCTTACCCGATGCTGCTGTAGAGGAAGTTTCTTTAACAACTGGCTTGATCGGCTTTTCTTGCTTTGGTTTTTTTGGCTGTGGATCAAGCGCAGCCACCACTTCAATCTTTCGTTTTTTAAGGAGGCCAAAAATCCCACCCTGTTTGATTTCCTTTGAATTAAGGATGACAGCATCAGGACCAAGCTCTTTACGAATTTGTTGCATTACTTCCGGCATTGTTGGTGCTACATATTTTTTTACCTTCATGCTACATTCACCACCCCAACACTTTGAACCTGTACACTTGGTTCTAATTCATTATATGACAAGACAACAACCTGTGGTAAAAAGCGATCAATTAATTGTTTTACGTACATCCGGATTGCTGGTGAGCATAAAACAATTGCTGTTTCCTCTTGTAATGCCAGCTTCTCAACTTCCTCATGTATCGTTTTAATAATTGTCTGTTGTGTTTCTGGATCCATGGATAAATAATTTCCATGCTCTGTTTGTTGGATGCTTTCTGCAATTAATTTCTCGACCTTGCCTGAAACCGTGATTACTTTTACAGATACATCATTATTTATATATTGTTTCGTAATTTGCGATGATAATGCTTGCCTTACATATTCCCCGAGCAATTCAGTATCATTTGTCAGCTTTGAAAAATCTGCAAGTGTCTCAAAGATTATCGGCAAATTGCGTATCGATACATTTTCTCGTAATAACTTGGCAAGAACTTTTTGAACTTCACCAATTGCAAGTGGTTCCGGTGTCACTTCTTCAACCAGAATTGGATCATTTTCCTTCAAGTGATCAATAAGCTGCTTCGTTTCTTGTCGACCAAGTAATAGATGTGCATGTTGTTTGACTACTTCCGTAATGTGGGTAGATACAACAGATGGAGGATCTACCACCGTATAGCCAGATAATTCAGCTTCGTCCTTATATTCCTCACTTATCCATTTTGCTGGAAGGCCAAACGCTGGTTCTTTTGTTTCAATACCTTCCAATGTGTCCTCATCCATATCTGGTGTCATGGCCAAATAGTGATCCAATAACAATTCCCCTGAGGCGACTTCATTTCCTTTGATTTTTAGACAGTATTCATTAGGGTCTAACTGGATATTATCACGAATCCGTACAACCGGTATAACCATTCCAAGCTCGATCGCCAGCTGCCTTCGTATCATGATCACCCTATCAAGTAAATCACCGCCTTGACTTGTATCTACTAGTGGAATAAGAGAATAACCAAATTCGAATTCGATTGGATCCATGTTTAATAGATTGATAACATTTTCCGGCGATTTCATTTCTGATGATTCGGTTTCCTCTTCTTCCTCTATATCCGGTATTTCCGGTTCACTCGATTGCTTCTGTAAATAATAACCACTAAGTCCTAATAATGCAGCGAGTGTAGTCGTAATAAAAAAGTTTATCGGTGTTAATCCAAGCAGAAAAATAGCTCCGGCAGCAATATATAACAATTTCGGATATTGCAAAAGTTGCCCCGTTACTTCTGTGCCTAAATTTCCTTCACTTGTAGCTCTTGTTACAACAATTCCTGTAGCCGTCGAGATTAGCAATGCTGGAATTTGACTAACCAAACCATCGCCAACAGTAAGTCGCATAAAAGTGTTGATTGCTTCTTGGAATGACAAATCCATTTGAACGATCCCAATAATTAGCCCAAAAATGATATTGATTAATACAATGATAATTCCGGCGATAGCGTCCCCTTTAACAAATTTACTGGCACCATCCATGGAACCATGAAAATCTGCTTCAGCTTCTACCTTTTCACGTCTTTCTTTCGCTTGTTGTTCCGAAATCAATCCAGCATTTAAATCTGCATCAATACTCATTTGTTTTCCTGGCATTGCATCCAATGAAAAACGAGCAGCTACTTCCGAAACACGTTCCGATCCTTTCGTAATGACCAGGAAGTTAATGATAACCAAAATAACAAATACCACAAATCCAACTAATGGATTACCGCCAATAACAAATGAACCAAATGTATCAACAACGCCACCAGCTTCCCCTTCTGACAGAATTGACCTTGTTGTGGAAACGTTAAGTCCCAGGCGAAATAAAGTCAACAGCAAAATTAAAGTTGGAAAAACGGAAAATTGCAATGTATCTTGTGTATTCATAGAAACTAAAATAACAATAAGTGCAAGTGATATGTTACACAAGATCAAAATACTTAAGAGCCATCCCGGAAGCGGCACAACTAACATAACAATTATTAAAATTACTCCTAATAGAACAGATAAATCACGTGCCTTCATCGATGTCACCCTTTTTGCTTAAACTTTGTTCTCCATGCGATAGACATATGCTAAAATTTCTGCTACCGCTTGATAAAATTCTTCTGGAATAACGTCACCTATTTCAATAGCGTCATATAACGCTCGTGCTAATGGTCGGTTTTCTACTGTGATTACGTCATTCGCTTTAGCAATTTCCTTGATACGAAATGCCGTGTGGTCGACCCCTTTTGCAACGACGTACGGCGCACTGGCTGTTTCTTCATCATATTTAATCGCGATGGCGAAATGGGTTGGGTTCGTAATGACTACATCCGCAGTCGGAACTTCACTCATCATCCTTCGGGTTGCCATTTGCCGCTGTTTCTCTTTTATTTTTGATTTAATTAAAGGATCGCCTTCCATGTTTTTGTGCTCATCCTTAATATCCTGTTTTGACATTTTAATGTTCTTTTCAAAATCATATCGCTGATAGGTATAGTCAAATACGGCTAAGAATAGTAGCGCAATGGCAGCTGCTATTCCCATAATAATCGTAACTCTGCCAAAAAAAGCTAATGCACTATCAATGTTTTTAAAGGATAGCATCATCATTTCATCTTTATAAATCCATATAATTGAAAATGTAATAACTCCAATAAAAGTAATTTTCAATAACGATTTAACAAGTTCTACCAACGCTCTCGCTGAAAAAACTTTTTTTGCACCTTTAATGGGGTCGAGTTTTTTTAAATCAAACTTTAATGGTTCTGTTGTAAATAAAAAGCCAATTTGCGTAAAATTAGCAGCCAAGCCGGCTATAATAGCAATTAACATAATTGGTGCCAACATTTTTGCTACTTCTATTGTAGATTCTGTAAAAACCTGATGAACCGTGCTTTCTGTAACATCCCATTGAATATACTCGGTAAAAGCATGCTGATAAATTGAGACCAGGCTATCTTTCATAAAGCTGCCAAAAACAAATAAAATCAAAAAACAGAACAACAATAGAAACGCCGTGTTAATATCCTGACTTTTGGCAACTTGTCCCTTTTTCCGCGAATCCTCTCGTTTTTTAGGGGTTGCTTTCTCGGTCTTTTCACCTGCAAAGAATTGTAAATCTAATTTTAATTGCAAGTTACACACCTCCGAATAATTGCATTAAACCCCTCATCGTATCAAACATGGTAGCGAACAAACTTTTCACCAACATGATATATAAACTTAAAAAGAGCAAAATAACGACAAAACTGACAACGATTTTCAACGGTAAACCTACAACAAAAACGTTTAGCTGTGGCACTGTTCTAGCGATAATTCCTAAAGCAACATCGACTAAAAACAAACAGCCAACGATTGGGATGGACATTTGAAATGCAATCAGAAACATTTGATTAAACGCATCAATTACATAATCAATAATCGATTCATCTTGAAATGGGACGAATGCATCAATTGGAATTAAATTATAACTATAATAGATTCCGTCTATTAACAAATAGTGTCCATTGACCGATAATAGAAATAGAAGTGCAATTATATAAAAATATTGACCTGTTAATGGACTTTGTGCACCTGTTTGAGGGTCTATCACATTCGCAATTGCAAATCCCATTTGAAAATCAATAAACCCACCAGCAATTTGGATTGCAGCGAGAATGATATAAGCGATTAAACCAATCAAAAGGCCAACAATCACTTCTTTAATAAGTAATAAAAAATAAGTTTCGTCAAGCGCCACTCCTGTTGCATCAACTGTATAAAACATGGTTAAAGCGAGAAAAAAACTAAATCCGATTTTAAACTGCATCGGAATGGTGCGATAGGAAAATAACGGTAATGTTACAAAAAAAGCAGCAACACGTACAAATATAAGCAAAAAAACCGGTACACTAGCTAAATTAATGATATCTAACATGCTTTACCCTACAAACTGATTTAAATTTTGATATAAATCGACAGTGAATTCGATCATTCTTGTTAACATCCATGGGCCGAAAAACACCAATCCAACTAATACCGCGACTATTTTAGGAATAAAGGCAAGCGTTTGTTCTTGAATTTGTGTTGTCGCCTGAAATATACTAACAAGAAGCCCAACAGCAAGTGCCAAAATAAGCAATGGACCTGTAATTAGTAAAATTGTATAAATTCCTTTTTCTGCTAGTTCTAAAACAAATTCACTATTCAAACAAACACACCCCTTTCTACTGGAAGCCTTCTAATAAAGAATGGGTGATTAAATACCAGCCATCTA
Coding sequences within:
- a CDS encoding protein-glutamate methylesterase/protein-glutamine glutaminase encodes the protein MKPIRVLVIDDSAFMRKMIADIINSDSRLDVVGTARNGEDGINKIKALSPDVITLDVEMPIMDGITALKMIMSQTPLPVVMVSSITKEGTTKTVEAISNGAVDFITKPSGSISLDITKVKQEIINKVVTAAHAQMSKKTGTVTDSVQQTRTDRITQQHAKTVVAIGTSTGGPRALQRVLTDLPSDIQAPILIVQHMPAGFTKSLAERLNTLAGIHVKEATHGEILQQHTAYIAPGDFHMKIRQVGTSLAIELTQEDGLNGHRPAVDVLFKSLATINNVNKIAVVLTGMGHDGSEGVKQLKEMDKQTIVIAEAEESSIVYGMPKSAIKTNCVNHITHLHQVGDTITQLVKSSGGM
- a CDS encoding MinD/ParA family protein, with amino-acid sequence MKHDQAASLRRKLTIAQDPKQAKTIAIVSGKGGVGKSNFALNFSLELRNNQKTVLLFDLDVGMGNIDILLGLQSERTIVDMFNDRLSIHDIIEEGPNQLHYIAAGSGLSDFFTMDQAKIDFFLDQYNELVQMYDYIIFDMGAGATHDSLQFVMASDECIVITTPEPTSITDAYGMIKHILNNKQNMPIYVVMNRSLSTKQGTKALERFQRVVSQFLQVNVSLMGVLPDDKTVTTAVIRQIPYVLLNEKAAISKAVKQVAANYLAKSFSLTKKEPFSFVQKLKQLMIER
- the flhF gene encoding flagellar biosynthesis protein FlhF, giving the protein MKVKKYVAPTMPEVMQQIRKELGPDAVILNSKEIKQGGIFGLLKKRKIEVVAALDPQPKKPKQEKPIKPVVKETSSTAASGKTDHEVLQEIQQLKKMIELQSAQTKTNFSPEYQVVYQHLLDQEVTEMLATDLIDKIIEQHNGNSATPAIEQIFRDTKQEITRRLHDLSFTGVTYDKQIIHFVGPTGVGKTTTLAKVAASCMLNDHKKVAFITADTYRIAAIEQLKTYARILDVPIEVAYNNDDYKAAINKFSDYDLILVDTAGRNFRDKQYVEELKKSINFDQNVETYLVLSLTAKPKDILDIYEQFQHIPIKELIFTKLDETRQYGSMLNVMLNKQIGIAYLTNGQGVPDDLTKPSADVVSKLIVGENGEA
- the flhA gene encoding flagellar biosynthesis protein FlhA, producing the protein MKARDLSVLLGVILIIVMLVVPLPGWLLSILILCNISLALIVILVSMNTQDTLQFSVFPTLILLLTLFRLGLNVSTTRSILSEGEAGGVVDTFGSFVIGGNPLVGFVVFVILVIINFLVITKGSERVSEVAARFSLDAMPGKQMSIDADLNAGLISEQQAKERREKVEAEADFHGSMDGASKFVKGDAIAGIIIVLINIIFGLIIGIVQMDLSFQEAINTFMRLTVGDGLVSQIPALLISTATGIVVTRATSEGNLGTEVTGQLLQYPKLLYIAAGAIFLLGLTPINFFITTTLAALLGLSGYYLQKQSSEPEIPDIEEEEETESSEMKSPENVINLLNMDPIEFEFGYSLIPLVDTSQGGDLLDRVIMIRRQLAIELGMVIPVVRIRDNIQLDPNEYCLKIKGNEVASGELLLDHYLAMTPDMDEDTLEGIETKEPAFGLPAKWISEEYKDEAELSGYTVVDPPSVVSTHITEVVKQHAHLLLGRQETKQLIDHLKENDPILVEEVTPEPLAIGEVQKVLAKLLRENVSIRNLPIIFETLADFSKLTNDTELLGEYVRQALSSQITKQYINNDVSVKVITVSGKVEKLIAESIQQTEHGNYLSMDPETQQTIIKTIHEEVEKLALQEETAIVLCSPAIRMYVKQLIDRFLPQVVVLSYNELEPSVQVQSVGVVNVA
- the flhB gene encoding flagellar biosynthesis protein FlhB, whose translation is MQLKLDLQFFAGEKTEKATPKKREDSRKKGQVAKSQDINTAFLLLFCFLILFVFGSFMKDSLVSIYQHAFTEYIQWDVTESTVHQVFTESTIEVAKMLAPIMLIAIIAGLAANFTQIGFLFTTEPLKFDLKKLDPIKGAKKVFSARALVELVKSLLKITFIGVITFSIIWIYKDEMMMLSFKNIDSALAFFGRVTIIMGIAAAIALLFLAVFDYTYQRYDFEKNIKMSKQDIKDEHKNMEGDPLIKSKIKEKQRQMATRRMMSEVPTADVVITNPTHFAIAIKYDEETASAPYVVAKGVDHTAFRIKEIAKANDVITVENRPLARALYDAIEIGDVIPEEFYQAVAEILAYVYRMENKV